A single genomic interval of Canis lupus dingo isolate Sandy chromosome 6, ASM325472v2, whole genome shotgun sequence harbors:
- the TYW3 gene encoding tRNA wybutosine-synthesizing protein 3 homolog isoform X1, with the protein MAAPRERPGPRSAPSLRGLPGTDRAAEFGRWKAQCLGRADLSRKGRVDEGAAGLVQLLNGREQYFTTSSCAGRIVLLDGRHRERERERQRHRQREKQAPCREPDVGLDPGSPGSGPGLQGINGFEVQKQNCCWLLVTHKPCVKDDVIAALKKANGDAILKFEPLVLHVQCRQLQDAQILHSVAIDSGFRNSGITVGKRGKTMLAVRSTHGLEVPLSHKGKLMVTEEYIDFLLKIANQKMEENKKRIERFYNCLQHALEKETITNSHAKEKIKDKNNSSYTHKKKRNPEAACGKCITEENAKECENDDDPGMSVTIFPEDY; encoded by the exons ATGGCGGCCCCCAGGGAGCGGCCAGGGCCGCGGTCCGCGCCGAGCCTCCGAGGCCTCCCCGGCACGGATCGCGCTGCAGAATTCGGGAGATGGAAGGCGCAGTGTCTGGGCCGCGCGGACCTCAGCCGGAAGGGCAGAGTGGACGAGGGTGCGGCGGGACTCGTGCAGCTGCTGAACGGGCGCGAGCAGTACTTCACCACCAGCTCCTGCGCCGGGCGCATCGTCCTCCTGGACGGG agacacagagagagagagagggagaggcagagacacaggcagagggagaagcaggctccatgcagagaacccgacgtgggactcgatccagggtccccaggatcaggccccgggctgcag ggTATAAATGGTTTTGAAGTTCAAAAGCAAAACTGCTGCTGGCTACTGGTTACACACAAACCTTGCGTAAAGGATGATGTG attGCGGCTCTGAAGAAAGCAAATGGCGATGCCATTTTGAAATTTGAACCACTTGTTCTTCATGTGCAGTGTCGACAGTTGCAGGATGCACAGATTCTG CATTCAGTGGCAATAGATTCTGGTTTCAGGAACTCTGGCATAACcgtgggaaagagaggaaagactaTGTTG GCTGTCCGGAGCACCCATGGCTTAGAAGTTCCATTAAGCCATAAGGGAAAACTGATGGTGACCGAGGAATATATCGACTTCCTGTTAAAGATAGCAAATCAAAAGATGGAGGAAAACAAGAAGAGGATTGAAAG GTTTTACAACTGCCTACAACATGCTTTGGAAAAAGAAACTATTACTAACTCACatgcaaaagagaaaatcaaagacaaaaataattcatcataTACTCATAAGAAGAAGAGAAACCCAGAAGCAGCATGTGGCAAATGTATTACTGAAGAAAACGCTAAAGAATGTGAAAATGATGATGACCCAGGAATGAGTGTTACCATCTTCCCTGAAGATTACTAA
- the TYW3 gene encoding tRNA wybutosine-synthesizing protein 3 homolog isoform X2, translating into MAAPRERPGPRSAPSLRGLPGTDRAAEFGRWKAQCLGRADLSRKGRVDEGAAGLVQLLNGREQYFTTSSCAGRIVLLDGGINGFEVQKQNCCWLLVTHKPCVKDDVIAALKKANGDAILKFEPLVLHVQCRQLQDAQILHSVAIDSGFRNSGITVGKRGKTMLAVRSTHGLEVPLSHKGKLMVTEEYIDFLLKIANQKMEENKKRIERFYNCLQHALEKETITNSHAKEKIKDKNNSSYTHKKKRNPEAACGKCITEENAKECENDDDPGMSVTIFPEDY; encoded by the exons ATGGCGGCCCCCAGGGAGCGGCCAGGGCCGCGGTCCGCGCCGAGCCTCCGAGGCCTCCCCGGCACGGATCGCGCTGCAGAATTCGGGAGATGGAAGGCGCAGTGTCTGGGCCGCGCGGACCTCAGCCGGAAGGGCAGAGTGGACGAGGGTGCGGCGGGACTCGTGCAGCTGCTGAACGGGCGCGAGCAGTACTTCACCACCAGCTCCTGCGCCGGGCGCATCGTCCTCCTGGACGGG ggTATAAATGGTTTTGAAGTTCAAAAGCAAAACTGCTGCTGGCTACTGGTTACACACAAACCTTGCGTAAAGGATGATGTG attGCGGCTCTGAAGAAAGCAAATGGCGATGCCATTTTGAAATTTGAACCACTTGTTCTTCATGTGCAGTGTCGACAGTTGCAGGATGCACAGATTCTG CATTCAGTGGCAATAGATTCTGGTTTCAGGAACTCTGGCATAACcgtgggaaagagaggaaagactaTGTTG GCTGTCCGGAGCACCCATGGCTTAGAAGTTCCATTAAGCCATAAGGGAAAACTGATGGTGACCGAGGAATATATCGACTTCCTGTTAAAGATAGCAAATCAAAAGATGGAGGAAAACAAGAAGAGGATTGAAAG GTTTTACAACTGCCTACAACATGCTTTGGAAAAAGAAACTATTACTAACTCACatgcaaaagagaaaatcaaagacaaaaataattcatcataTACTCATAAGAAGAAGAGAAACCCAGAAGCAGCATGTGGCAAATGTATTACTGAAGAAAACGCTAAAGAATGTGAAAATGATGATGACCCAGGAATGAGTGTTACCATCTTCCCTGAAGATTACTAA